Genomic segment of Rhodohalobacter mucosus:
ACAAATCTGAAAGAGGGGCTCTATTTAAGATCCTGGGGAAACCGCGGTGCCGTGCTGCTTGCCGTCCTGATTTCATCCGTTTTTTTTGGGCTCATGCACTCCTGGAACCCAAATGCCGACTGGGCATCAACTTTGAACATTTCGATTGCTGGATTGGTGTTCGCTTATCCTTATATTGTAACCAATAGCATTGCCATTCCAATTGGCATGCACCTCTCCTGGAATTTTTTCCAGGGAGCAGTTTTTGGCTTACCGGTCAGTGGTACTACATTCGAACATATTTTGATGACTGTTGATGTAACCGGACCGGAAGTTTTTACCGGCGGGCAATTTGGCCCCGAAGCGGGCGCCGCCGGATTGATCGGGTTGATGATGTTACTCATATGCAATAGAGTCTATCTCAGCCGTTTTGTACATAGAGGTTGATAGTCCGGTAAGCATGCAGCACCGGCAGGATCAATACGCTGAGCCGGGTCCTTTTTATGGCCGCGGCTACTTGTAAATTGAATTATTGAATTAAATGAGGTATAACATTGTCGTTTAATCAGTTTCGACTACGCTCAGATATTTTAAAGGGCCTGAAGGACACTAAAATTGAAAGCCCTAATTCTCTACAGAAAAAAATCTTTAAAGCCGTTCAAACCGGGAATGACCTGGTCATTAATACTACAATCGATGAACAGCCGGAGGTAGGTTATCTTATTTCCCTGCTGAATCAGATTGCTCAGACAGACCGGCGACAGGGCACCCGCGCCATTATTCTGTCCGGTGACAAAGAGAGGGCTAAACAACTCGATGAATGGATATGGGCCATTGGTTATCATGCTTCCATAGAGAGTGCATGTATTACAGAAGATGGAGATCCTGAAGATCAGAAAAAAGCATTGTCTGCCGGCCCGGTTGTTATCGTTGCTACCCCGCACCGACTTGCAAGCCTGCTCGAAGAGAGCCGCACCATATTTCGGGAAGTGGAGCAGATGATTGTGGATCAGGCTGAAAACATTTCAGCCTGGAAGGATGTAGACTCTATCTCCAAAAGGATTATAAGTACGTGCCAGCGTATCTTTACAGCCTCCAGCGATAGCAAACAGCTTCGCGAAGCTGAAAAATCCCTGCTCACAGATCCTGAACTGGTAACGGTTGCTAAGAAGGAGAAAAAAGAAAAAGAGAGCACGACTGAAAAACCTGCCATTACCAAAGACCTAACGCAGTACTATATCAATGTTCCGCCGCGCTCTAAAATCTCGACCCTCATGGCGCATCTTAAACGCCATCAGGCCGATACGGTAATCATCTTTACAGCTTCCCGCCGCACAGCAGACAGACTCTACAAGATATTCAGAAAGAGCAACAAGAGAGCCGTTAGTATTCATGACCAGATAGACAAGAATACCTTTGATGAACGATTGGGCCGTTTTACCTCCGGGAATGTTCAGCATATTATAGTAGGTGAGCTTTCTGCCGCCGATATACCGCTTGAATACGCCACGCAAGTTATTAATTATGATGTACCCGAAGAGGTGGACGAGTACCGGCTGCGGGCTGATTTGGTTGGCGATGGAAAAGCCAGCAGAATACTATCCCTTGTTTCCAAACAAGACAGAAGCGATATACAGACGATCTGCGGATCGCTTGGTTACGCGCCGGAAGAAGTGCCCCTTCCCGAAGAGGTGAAGGAGAATGGATCCAAGGGAAAGCAAAAACCTAAAAAGACAACTTCAAAAAAATCCGGCGGACGCGGCAAAAAGGGAGGCCGGGGCAAGAAAAGGCCCCAGCGGGGATCAAAGAAAAAGCAGGGTGTTAACCTTGACGCTCTACCCAGGCCAACATTCGATCAGCTTGAGGGCGGAAGAAGCGGTAAGAAGAAAAAAGAGGAGAAAGAGGAAAAAGGCCTTGCCGGCTTCTTCAAGAAACTCTTTTCATAAATCACGTCTGTTCGAGATAAGAAGTTTAATTTAAAATGCCCCCTTTCCCGCTGGGATTCCTATGGGGCTGAGCATTAATTTTACTTCTGATTCCACCTGCATAACACCCTCCCCGCCATAAGGCGTACTCTCTTTCAGGACAGACTGCCGCTGTTGAATACACTCTGATCTTTAAGCTGCATGAATCCGGTTGATTAATCCAGCATCGCTTTAAACGTTTGATCTGTATCGTCCGGAGCCTGTGTATATAGGCTTACAAGCCAGGTAGCCAAAAGGGATGCAAAAAATCCCGGAATAAGTTCATACATGAGCTCTGACAATAATGGAATATAGTACCATACTATGGTGACAGCCGTTCCGGAAAAAAGGCCTGCAAAAATCCCGGCACGGGTAGTCTTTCTCCAGTAAAGGGCAAGAATGGATGTGGGGCCAATGGCCGCTCCCAATCCTGCCCATGCAAAAAGCACCAGCCAAAAAACCAGATCCTCAGCCAGAAAGCCGAATAACAGTGAGATAATGACGATGAACAGAACAACCATGCGGCTCAAAAAGACAAGCTTATTCTGTGATACATGTTCACCCTTTTTCAGAATCTTCTCATAGATGTCGCGAACTACGCTTGAAGCGGCAACCAGCAGCTGTGAATCGGCCGTGGACATGATAGCTGCAAATATAGACGCCAGCACAATACCGAATAGTACAGGGTGAAGATGCTGTTGGGCGAGCACCGGAAACAGATTCTCCGTATCACCGGCCGGAAGCATGGAAACATCGGGAAAATAGGCTCTGCCCGCCAACCCGATGAAAACCGCCCCCCAGGCCATAATCACATTCCAGCCGGTACCTATCAATGCAGCAGCTTTTAATTGTTTTGAGTCGTCAATCGACATGTATCTGGCCAGGATATGCGGATTTCCCGGTGAACCCAGGCCAATGCCCAGAAAGCCAATGGCTGCACCAGCCGAAAGCGAAAACGGATCCACAAACATTACATCCTGAGCCGAAATTTGTTGAAGAAGAGCTGGAAGCCCTCCGAAATCGATGATGGCAATAACGGGCAGCAGAACCAGCGAAAAAATCATAAATACTGCCTGTATCATATCACTCAGGCTGACAGCAAGAAATCCGCCCACAAGTGTATATACAAGAACGATACCCGCTGTGAGGAGGATTCCCGTATGCATTTCGAAACCGAAACCCGATGAAAATGCTTTTCCTCCGGCTACAAACTGTGCTGATACATAGCCGATCATAAATATGAGGAAAATGAGAACAAGGGTTGATCTCAGCCGGCCATTATCATCACCGAATCGTTCTGCAAAGAAATCAGGAATGGTGATGCAGTCGTATCGTTCAGTGAAGTTCCGTAACCGGCGGGCGTAATAGAGGAAAAGAAACAGTTCAACAATGATATAGCCTACGGCTGCCCAAATTGCTGAGGGACCCTGGGCATAAGCCATACCCGTAACCCCAAGCAAGAGCCATGCGCTTCTGCCTGAAACTACCGCAGAAAGAGCAACCACCACGCGATTCATTTTCCTGCCGCCGATAAAATATTCACTGATACCGCGGGAAGAAAACCTGGAAGCGTATATGCCAATTCCTATAATAAGTGCCAGATAACCGGCAAAAGCACCCGCAGCATACAGGTCAAGGGATACTGATAGTGACTCGGTTTCATTCATCGTTTATCCGCCTGCGTGACAGGAAATAGGCTGCTGCGATAATCAGTAGAGGCAAAACAAACATAATCAGATAAAATGAAACCATCTAAAATCTCCTTTATTTACAAAAATTTACCCCTGCTGAAAAAATTTATGAGCAATTGTTGTAACAAACTGCGCCTATACCCGTAGTTATGATATGATGTTTTGGTTAATGAAATGACTATCAAATAGTTCATAGGCCCGGCACCCTGAAAAGTGCCGGGTTCTTTTTTTTTGAGGCCTGCTTTAATCAGGGAAATATTCCCATACCGCCGTACATAAACGCCACTTTATCTATTGCACTTATAAAAGCGGCCGTTCTGAGGTCTACGCCCTTCGACTTTCTGATCTCATTAATTTCCCGGTAGGCATTCACCATTGTCTCTTCGAGTCCGGAATCAACTAGCTCCCTTTCACCACCTCCCTGGGCCAGAAATTCAAGCTCTTTTTCGGTAAACTTTCGGTCTGAGATGGTTTCAATCACTGACAGAATTTTCTTGTAACTATTCTCTTCAAAGCGCTTGCCCATTCTTCCGAACCGGACGTGCTGAATATTTTTGAGCCACTCAAAGTAGGATACCGTTACACCGCCTGCGTTCAGGTAATTATCGGGAATGATCAGTGCGCCACGTTTTTTAATAATTTCGTGCGCTTCATCGGTTGTAGGTCCGTTGGCAGCCTCGCCAATGATTTTAGCCTTTATTTTACCCGCATTATCCGCATTCAGCTGATTTTCCAATGCCGCCGGTATCAGTATATCACACTCTTTCTCAAGTACCGACTTGCTCGAACGTAATGTTTTGGTGCCCTCAAAACCGATAATGCCTCCGGACTCCTCCCGGTATGCCATCAGTTTTTCCAGGTCTATCCCCTTATCGCTATATATTGAGCCGTCTATCTCAGCAACGCCGATTAACCGGGCTCCACCCTCAATCATATACTTGGCAGAATGGTATCCAACATTACCCAGCCCCTGGACAATAAATGTTTTTCCTTCAAGGCCGCGCTCCAGCCCAATGGCTTTCATATCTTCCTCATTGTCGCAGGCTTCCTTAATGCCAAAAAAGACTCCTCGTCCGGTCGCCTCTGTACGGCCGCGAATTCCTCCCTGTCCCACAGGTTTTCCGGTTACACAGCCTTCCGCATTGATGTCGGAACTGATCTGCCTGTAAGTGTCAAATATCCATGCCATCTCTTTTGAACTGGTACCGTAGTCGGGAGCCGGCACGTCATTACCCGGGCCTATAAAGTTCTTTTTATAAAGCTCAAATGCATATCGCCGGGTGATTTTTTCCAATTCCTCTTCTGAATATTTTGACCGATCGA
This window contains:
- a CDS encoding DEAD/DEAH box helicase; its protein translation is MSFNQFRLRSDILKGLKDTKIESPNSLQKKIFKAVQTGNDLVINTTIDEQPEVGYLISLLNQIAQTDRRQGTRAIILSGDKERAKQLDEWIWAIGYHASIESACITEDGDPEDQKKALSAGPVVIVATPHRLASLLEESRTIFREVEQMIVDQAENISAWKDVDSISKRIISTCQRIFTASSDSKQLREAEKSLLTDPELVTVAKKEKKEKESTTEKPAITKDLTQYYINVPPRSKISTLMAHLKRHQADTVIIFTASRRTADRLYKIFRKSNKRAVSIHDQIDKNTFDERLGRFTSGNVQHIIVGELSAADIPLEYATQVINYDVPEEVDEYRLRADLVGDGKASRILSLVSKQDRSDIQTICGSLGYAPEEVPLPEEVKENGSKGKQKPKKTTSKKSGGRGKKGGRGKKRPQRGSKKKQGVNLDALPRPTFDQLEGGRSGKKKKEEKEEKGLAGFFKKLFS
- a CDS encoding sodium/proline symporter; this encodes MNETESLSVSLDLYAAGAFAGYLALIIGIGIYASRFSSRGISEYFIGGRKMNRVVVALSAVVSGRSAWLLLGVTGMAYAQGPSAIWAAVGYIIVELFLFLYYARRLRNFTERYDCITIPDFFAERFGDDNGRLRSTLVLIFLIFMIGYVSAQFVAGGKAFSSGFGFEMHTGILLTAGIVLVYTLVGGFLAVSLSDMIQAVFMIFSLVLLPVIAIIDFGGLPALLQQISAQDVMFVDPFSLSAGAAIGFLGIGLGSPGNPHILARYMSIDDSKQLKAAALIGTGWNVIMAWGAVFIGLAGRAYFPDVSMLPAGDTENLFPVLAQQHLHPVLFGIVLASIFAAIMSTADSQLLVAASSVVRDIYEKILKKGEHVSQNKLVFLSRMVVLFIVIISLLFGFLAEDLVFWLVLFAWAGLGAAIGPTSILALYWRKTTRAGIFAGLFSGTAVTIVWYYIPLLSELMYELIPGFFASLLATWLVSLYTQAPDDTDQTFKAMLD
- a CDS encoding Glu/Leu/Phe/Val family dehydrogenase yields the protein MKGYKFFEQVNKAFDKAAAFTNHSKGLLEQMKACNDVLHITFPLERQDGSIEVIHAWRVEHSHHKMPTKGGIRYSMTVNEDETMALAALMTYKCAVVDVPFGGAKGGIMIDRSKYSEEELEKITRRYAFELYKKNFIGPGNDVPAPDYGTSSKEMAWIFDTYRQISSDINAEGCVTGKPVGQGGIRGRTEATGRGVFFGIKEACDNEEDMKAIGLERGLEGKTFIVQGLGNVGYHSAKYMIEGGARLIGVAEIDGSIYSDKGIDLEKLMAYREESGGIIGFEGTKTLRSSKSVLEKECDILIPAALENQLNADNAGKIKAKIIGEAANGPTTDEAHEIIKKRGALIIPDNYLNAGGVTVSYFEWLKNIQHVRFGRMGKRFEENSYKKILSVIETISDRKFTEKELEFLAQGGGERELVDSGLEETMVNAYREINEIRKSKGVDLRTAAFISAIDKVAFMYGGMGIFP